Proteins co-encoded in one Corylus avellana chromosome ca9, CavTom2PMs-1.0 genomic window:
- the LOC132162655 gene encoding uncharacterized protein LOC132162655, whose amino-acid sequence MSRKGGAASSLQKDAPWRAASSAKPIPKIHHTPVLRVPQSPASNYALSVMKHPNPIGSGLAMEAIVEAAGPECIVPGQMKPIKLVGVKVWPIDVNLKFLEPVGRELKSIGKFMDDAVNLMNKSFIDR is encoded by the exons ATGTCCAGAAAAGGAGGAGCAGCATCGTCTCTTCAAAAGGACGCCCCATGGAGAGCGGCATCCTCTGCAAAGCCCATCCCCAAAATTCACCACACCCCTGTGCTGCGCGTCCCCCAATCTCCCGCTTCCAATTATGCCCTCTCCGTCATGAAG CATCCGAATCCGATCGGAAGTGGTTTAGCAATGGAAGCCATAGTGGAAGCGGCGGGACCAGAGTGCATTGTCCCAGGGCAGATGAAACCCATCAAATTAGTCGGCGTCAAG GTATGGCCTATAGATGTCAACCTGAAATTTTTGGAACCAGTTGGACGAGAACTCAAGTCGATTGGGAAG TTCATGGATGACGCGGTGAACCTCATGAACAAATCATTTATAGATCGCTAG
- the LOC132162656 gene encoding transcription factor MYB27-like, translating into MAYQAAMKGENLRKGPWLEEEDERLTSFVSLMGERRWDSLGRASGLQRSGKSCRLWWLNYLRPNLKHGDICIEEERIILQLQELWGNKWARIARRLPGRTDNEIKNYWMTHLRKKALAQQGNFHYRLNNIIAEQEYLFFQKGEMGALKYNCGNIKGSVEEYCSTKNESLDGVGLSNPGLTSSPYEARLISDWISELSNDHQSETKHHEGCNSVETCLCYPTWIPDDSINVWNHSSSLWEMD; encoded by the exons ATGGCTTATCAAGCAGCCATGAAAGGAGAGAATTTGCGCAAAGGGCCTTGGCTCGAAGAGGAAGATGAGCGGCTTACGAGCTTTGTCTCCCTTATGGGGGAAAGGAGGTGGGATTCCTTGGGGAGAGCATCAG GTCTACAAAGGAGTGGTAAAAGCTGCAGATTGTGGTGGCTCAACTATCTTCGTCCCAATCTTAAGCATGGCGATATATGCATCGAAGAAGAGCGGATTATTCTTCAACTTCAAGAGCTATGGGGTAACAA GTGGGCAAGGATTGCTAGAAGGTTGCCGGGAAGAACAGATAATGAGATCAAGAATTACTGGATGACTCATTTAAGGAAGAAAGCACTTGCTCAACAAG GGAACTTTCATTACAGACTAAACAATATTATTGCTGAACAAGAATATTTATTCTTTCAAAAAGGTGAAATGGGTGCCTTAAAATATAACTGTGGAAACATTAAGGGATCTGTAGAGGAGTATTGCAGCACCAAAAACGAAAGCTTGGATGGTGTGGGGTTATCAAACCCTGGATTGACTAGTTCTCCATATGAGGCAAGGTTAATATCGGATTGGATCTCGGAGCTGTCAAATGATCATCAAAGTGAAACAAAACATCACGAGGGCTGTAATAGCGTGGAGACATGTTTGTGTTATCCGACATGGATTCCAGATGATAGCATTAATGTATGGAACCATTCAAGCTCCCTGTGGGAGATGGATTAA